One Oryza sativa Japonica Group chromosome 8, ASM3414082v1 DNA window includes the following coding sequences:
- the LOC4346109 gene encoding ubiquitin carboxyl-terminal hydrolase 2 isoform X2, whose product MNEEKRARVGDTAETPRKSPRLDRPAAAAAAAAPLTSNGVMGEKKKKNATRDVSDWCWWGKAAALLSGGDRRTRRCRHVLCEQADIDVAITLIKTRVDTPVCCVNKCDDTEGREISVCLDCQLSFCTAHGKPHVFMNDHWIALVYKRPNVAHCFACEECYFIRTDSLGEGMAVGENGFSIGTHKKDEKGMTTVNNEAGVHASMVSDYESALMVALLSDVGTPRCRHDMYNKDEVDLVQRRIMFCDITRMCSDCDNISVLMIFVCLGCEKPFCTVHSSLHAESTKHLVGLVYHNPYVACCFLCSETFVLIGEGDKRMPVDKAAGGYASESVIGHAHAIKGIPNLGNTCYLNSLMQCLLVLGKLRARMLGPDAPSGTLGTALHDLFEQTYSVNNATGLLETSLLLDCVCNLDPQFVGGFMHDNHELLCCLRKNLDEEERMRTPPNMQDSSAGAVPPTVFNSIFGGQLFVTRSCKCCSFCSVSHAVFYDLSVPVPPKKPPAKSVESTPWIEGHRSQPKICINQFEAIHKRNTEKTHRIVEDADSDPASELKDMVMVKTSEPLEVGKFMRSAHVLSKGMEGNIKQSCKRAWCIRSQNIKLFMIESTKLW is encoded by the exons ATGAACGAGGAGAAGAGGGCGAGGGTGGGGGATACTGCCGAGACCCCGCGGAAATCCCCTCGCCTGGATCGgccagctgcggcggcggcggcggcggcgccgttaaCCAGCAACG GCGTGATgggcgagaagaagaagaagaatgcgACGCGGGATGTGAGCGATTGGTGTTGGTGGGGGAAAGCGGCGGCATTACTATCCGGCGGCGACCGCCGTACTCGACGGTGCCGCCATGTCTTGTGTGAGCAGGCTGACATTGATGTGGCCATAACACTGATCAAGACCCGCGTTGACACCCCGGTGTGTTGTGTTAACAAGTGTGATGATACTGAGGGGAGGGAAATCTCGGTGTGTTTGGATTGCCAGTTGAGTTTCTGCACGGCACACGGGAAGCCGCACGTCTTTATGAACGACCATTGGATTGCTCTGGTGTACAAGAGGCCCAATGTGGCGCATTGCTTCGCGTGTGAAGAGTGCTATTTCATCAGAACCGACAGTCTCGGGGAGGGAATGGCGGTCGGTGAGAATGGCTTCTCCATCGGTACCCATAAGAAGGATGAGAAGGGAATGACGACGGTCAACAATGAGGCAGGTGTTCATGCATCTATGGTGTCTGATTATGAAAGCGCCCTCATGGTGGCTTTACTCAGTGATGTCGGTACTCCACGGTGCAGGCATGACATGTATAACAAGGATGAGGTTGATTTGGTCCAAAGACGGATCATGTTCTGCGATATCACCAGAATGTGTAGTGATTGTGACAACATCAGTGTGCTTATGATCTTTGTGTGCTTGGGATGTGAAAAGCCTTTCTGCACTGTACACTCCAGTTTACATGCTGAGAGCACCAAGCATTTGGTTGGTCTGGTGTACCATAACCCGTATGTGGCGTGCTGCTTCCTGTGTAGTGAAACCTTTGTCCTCATTGGTGAGGGGGATAAGAGGATGCCAGTTGACAAAGCGGCAGGTGGTTATGCATCTGAGTCAGTTATTGGGCATGCCCATGCTATCAAAGGGATACCGAATCTTGGAAACACTTGCTACTTGAATTCATTGATGCAGTGCCTCCTTGTGCTTGGAAAACTGCGGGCAAGGATGTTAGGACCGGACGCTCCATCAGGGACCCTTGGTACTGCATTGCATGACCTCTTTGAGCAAACATACAGTGTGAATAATGCAACAGGCCTGCTGGAGACGTCATTGCTCTTGGATTGTGTATGCAATTTGGACCCACAGTTCGTAGGAGGTTTTATGCATGATAACCATGAATTGCTTTGCTGTTTACGTAAAAATTtggatgaggaggagaggatgaggaCGCCTCCTAACATGCAAGACAGTTCTGCTGGTGCAGTGCCTCCTACGGTTTTTAATTCCATTTTCGGTGGTCAGCTATTTGTTACCAGATCGTGCAAATGTTGCTCGTTTTGTTCAGTTTCCCACGCTGTATTCTATGATCTCTCAGTACCAGTACCACCGAAGAAGCCTCCAGCCAAAAGTGTTGAATCAACACCATGGATTGAAGGTCACAGATCTCAACCGAAGATTTGTATCAACCAGTTTGAAGCAATACATAAGAGGAACACAGAAAAGACTCATAGAATTGTTGAAGATGCCGATTCTGATCCTGCTTCAGAATTGAAAGATATGGTCATGGTGAAAACATCAGAGCCATTGGAAGTTGGTAAGTTCATGCGCTCCGCTCATGTACTGAGTAAAGGAATGGAAGGCAATATTAAACAGTCCTGCAAACGTGCATGGTGTATCAGAAGTCAGAACATAAAACTTTTCATGATTGAAAGCACCAAACTATGGTAG
- the LOC4346109 gene encoding uncharacterized protein isoform X1, translating to MAEFSSAKCCMKSRRTPEATWCDFGVMNEEKRARVGDTAETPRKSPRLDRPAAAAAAAAPLTSNGVMGEKKKKNATRDVSDWCWWGKAAALLSGGDRRTRRCRHVLCEQADIDVAITLIKTRVDTPVCCVNKCDDTEGREISVCLDCQLSFCTAHGKPHVFMNDHWIALVYKRPNVAHCFACEECYFIRTDSLGEGMAVGENGFSIGTHKKDEKGMTTVNNEAGVHASMVSDYESALMVALLSDVGTPRCRHDMYNKDEVDLVQRRIMFCDITRMCSDCDNISVLMIFVCLGCEKPFCTVHSSLHAESTKHLVGLVYHNPYVACCFLCSETFVLIGEGDKRMPVDKAAGGYASESVIGHAHAIKGIPNLGNTCYLNSLMQCLLVLGKLRARMLGPDAPSGTLGTALHDLFEQTYSVNNATGLLETSLLLDCVCNLDPQFVGGFMHDNHELLCCLRKNLDEEERMRTPPNMQDSSAGAVPPTVFNSIFGGQLFVTRSCKCCSFCSVSHAVFYDLSVPVPPKKPPAKSVESTPWIEGHRSQPKICINQFEAIHKRNTEKTHRIVEDADSDPASELKDMVMVKTSEPLEVGKFMRSAHVLSKGMEGNIKQSCKRAWCIRSQNIKLFMIESTKLW from the exons atggctGAATTCTCGTCAGCGAAATGCTGCATGAAATCTCGGCGGACACCAGAAGCAACCTGGTGTGATTTTG GTGTGATGAACGAGGAGAAGAGGGCGAGGGTGGGGGATACTGCCGAGACCCCGCGGAAATCCCCTCGCCTGGATCGgccagctgcggcggcggcggcggcggcgccgttaaCCAGCAACG GCGTGATgggcgagaagaagaagaagaatgcgACGCGGGATGTGAGCGATTGGTGTTGGTGGGGGAAAGCGGCGGCATTACTATCCGGCGGCGACCGCCGTACTCGACGGTGCCGCCATGTCTTGTGTGAGCAGGCTGACATTGATGTGGCCATAACACTGATCAAGACCCGCGTTGACACCCCGGTGTGTTGTGTTAACAAGTGTGATGATACTGAGGGGAGGGAAATCTCGGTGTGTTTGGATTGCCAGTTGAGTTTCTGCACGGCACACGGGAAGCCGCACGTCTTTATGAACGACCATTGGATTGCTCTGGTGTACAAGAGGCCCAATGTGGCGCATTGCTTCGCGTGTGAAGAGTGCTATTTCATCAGAACCGACAGTCTCGGGGAGGGAATGGCGGTCGGTGAGAATGGCTTCTCCATCGGTACCCATAAGAAGGATGAGAAGGGAATGACGACGGTCAACAATGAGGCAGGTGTTCATGCATCTATGGTGTCTGATTATGAAAGCGCCCTCATGGTGGCTTTACTCAGTGATGTCGGTACTCCACGGTGCAGGCATGACATGTATAACAAGGATGAGGTTGATTTGGTCCAAAGACGGATCATGTTCTGCGATATCACCAGAATGTGTAGTGATTGTGACAACATCAGTGTGCTTATGATCTTTGTGTGCTTGGGATGTGAAAAGCCTTTCTGCACTGTACACTCCAGTTTACATGCTGAGAGCACCAAGCATTTGGTTGGTCTGGTGTACCATAACCCGTATGTGGCGTGCTGCTTCCTGTGTAGTGAAACCTTTGTCCTCATTGGTGAGGGGGATAAGAGGATGCCAGTTGACAAAGCGGCAGGTGGTTATGCATCTGAGTCAGTTATTGGGCATGCCCATGCTATCAAAGGGATACCGAATCTTGGAAACACTTGCTACTTGAATTCATTGATGCAGTGCCTCCTTGTGCTTGGAAAACTGCGGGCAAGGATGTTAGGACCGGACGCTCCATCAGGGACCCTTGGTACTGCATTGCATGACCTCTTTGAGCAAACATACAGTGTGAATAATGCAACAGGCCTGCTGGAGACGTCATTGCTCTTGGATTGTGTATGCAATTTGGACCCACAGTTCGTAGGAGGTTTTATGCATGATAACCATGAATTGCTTTGCTGTTTACGTAAAAATTtggatgaggaggagaggatgaggaCGCCTCCTAACATGCAAGACAGTTCTGCTGGTGCAGTGCCTCCTACGGTTTTTAATTCCATTTTCGGTGGTCAGCTATTTGTTACCAGATCGTGCAAATGTTGCTCGTTTTGTTCAGTTTCCCACGCTGTATTCTATGATCTCTCAGTACCAGTACCACCGAAGAAGCCTCCAGCCAAAAGTGTTGAATCAACACCATGGATTGAAGGTCACAGATCTCAACCGAAGATTTGTATCAACCAGTTTGAAGCAATACATAAGAGGAACACAGAAAAGACTCATAGAATTGTTGAAGATGCCGATTCTGATCCTGCTTCAGAATTGAAAGATATGGTCATGGTGAAAACATCAGAGCCATTGGAAGTTGGTAAGTTCATGCGCTCCGCTCATGTACTGAGTAAAGGAATGGAAGGCAATATTAAACAGTCCTGCAAACGTGCATGGTGTATCAGAAGTCAGAACATAAAACTTTTCATGATTGAAAGCACCAAACTATGGTAG
- the LOC4346110 gene encoding uncharacterized protein: MEEKKKDLLRRLTIISIPFVFIAIPSIVIIVGMLSPHAAEPRDQSSPAAPGRNHSVSMLSTMTGGQMILSCRTAFSGNWEYFHYFILDPYKPQRAFFQPPPPPPNSAAAVPYAILCKWGYMGNFLQDVVVFNSSAAYALRCRVEEGGCHYLFEDGKMFLVTGRRATRAAPARRREKRLVGDVVLRECAHVLGVFPTVCRYKPHEHNYVGKIIGRWRWWFNY; the protein is encoded by the coding sequence atggaggagaagaagaaggaccTGCTCCGGCGGCTGACCATCATCTCGATCCCGTTCGTGTTCATCGCCATCCCGTCGATCGTGATCATCGTCGGGATGCTGTCGCCGCACGCGGCGGAGCCCCGCGAccagtcgtcgccggcggcgccggggcggaACCACTCGGTGTCCATGCTGAGCACCATGACCGGCGGCCAGATGATCCTCAGCTGCCGCACCGCCTTCTCCGGCAACTGGGAGTACTTCCACTACTTCATCCTCGACCCCTACAAGCCCCAGCGCGCCTTCttccagccaccgccgccgccgccgaactccgccgccgccgtgccgtacGCCATCCTCTGCAAGTGGGGGTACATGGGCAACTTCCTCCAGGACGTCGTCGTCTTCAACAGCAGCGCCGCCTACGCGCTGCGGTGCCGCGTCGAGGAAGGCGGGTGCCACTACCTGTTCGAGGACGGGAAGATGTTCCTCGTCACCGGGCGGCGCGCCaccagggcggcgccggcgcggcggagggagaAGAGGCTCGTCGGCGACGTGGTGCTCAGGGAGTGCGCCCACGTGCTCGGCGTGTTCCCCACCGTGTGCAGGTACAAGCCCCATGAACACAACTACGTCGGCAAGATCATCGGACGCTGGCGATGGTGGTTCAACTACTAA
- the LOC4346111 gene encoding gDT1-like protein 4 precursor, translating to MARRVSTTRLLLLLLLVAAAAAAAAAGDQEDPRGGGDNGTARLDRRTKMFLHAARASDGGATGMEKAGLGLFDAFFASLSMILVSEIGDETFIIAALMAMRHPKSTVLSGALSALVVMTILSTGLGRIVPNLISRKHTNSAATVLYAFFGLRLLYIAWRSDSKASQKKEIEEVEEKLEAGQGKSTFRRIFSRFCTPIFLESFVLTFLAEWGDRSQIATIALATHKNAVGVAVGATLGHTICTSFAVVGGSMLASKISQGTVATIGGLLFLGFSLSSYFYPPL from the exons ATGGCTAGACGCGTCAGCAccacccgcctcctcctcctcctcctcctcgtcgccgccgcggcggcggcggcggcggccggagaccAG GAGGAcccgcgtggcggcggcgacaacggcaCCGCCCGCTTGGATCGCCGCACCAAG ATGTTCCTGCacgcggcgcgggcgagcgacggcggcgccacggGGATGGAGAAGGCCGGGCTGGGTCTCTTCGACGCCTTCTTCGCTAGCTTGTCCATGATTCTGGTCAGCGAG ATTGGGGATGAGACCTTCATCATCGCCGCGCTGATGGCGATGCGCCACCCCAAATCCACCGTGCTCTCAGGCGCTCTGTCGGCGCTGGTCGTTATGACC ATCTTGTCCACCGGGCTTGGCAGAATCGTTCCAAATTTGATATCCAGGAAGCACACTAACAGCGCAGCAACTG TCCTTTATGCGTTCTTTGGGCTACGGCTGCTGTACATTGCTTGGAGGTCAGATTCTAAGGCATCACAAAAGAAGGAAATTGAAGAA GTAGAGGAAAAGCTGGAAGCAGGACAAGGGAAATCAACATTTAGACGCATCTTCTCAAGGTTCTGTACTCCTATTTTTTTGGAG TCGTTTGTGTTGACCTTCCTGGCGGAGTGGGGCGACCGAAGTCAGATTGCCACAATTGCG TTGGCCACTCACAAAAATGCGGTAGGGGTCGCTGTGGGAGCAACCTTGGGGCACACCATCTGCACATCGTTCGCTGTGGTGGGTGGCAGCATGCTGGCATCCAAGATATCTCAGGGCACAGTGGCCACCATTGGAGGCCTCCTCTTCCTTGGCTTCTCTCTGTCATCATATTTCTACCCACCATTGTGA
- the LOC9269528 gene encoding uncharacterized protein produces the protein MRQQRGRGVGRGDPGLLTRAVEKVFRLVRLAEFEILFVLFFLIAFVLFKDLMSRPEYNSIFVKKPDLDGRWPGLM, from the exons atgcGGCAGCAGCGGGGCAGGGGCGTGGGGCGTGGGGATCCCGGGCTGCTGACGAGGGCGGTGGAGAAGGTGTTCCGCCTCGTCCGCCTCGCCGAGTTCGAGATCCTCTtcgtcctcttcttcctcatcgccTTCGTCCTCTTCAAGGATCTC ATGTCACGACCAGAGTACAACTCGATCTTTGTCAAGAAGCCTGATCTAGATGGGAGATGGCCAGGACTCATGTAA
- the LOC4346114 gene encoding uncharacterized protein — MGVLGDGSGWCFCSGGAKLERIKNSVLAAKGAAVAAVSFPAGGGGGGRGGSGFLIHRALLLTTHGTIPSAAAAAAAEVRLSHGRLPARLVPQRFFITSPILDLTIVGLDVVNDELNSHGQQPHFLKTCLNPSLDLGSTVLLLGHTKRKDLTIGEGKVIITTDNLIKFSTDEVAWYPGSAGFDMHGNLAFMVCDPMKLAPSTPTGYASASSAALLSAKKDVPTQFGMPIPAVCGWLKQHWNGNLEDVSKPMMPPARLISTGQRSECSSVGRLNYIKTMEREGGDGMSSSQIPPRLTQHHGSCSSASAKISCGENDSVDSHSIHEQQDLTSQMHESKIEQSASLMDNNFPPGHPRSIRLPLPLKHMMSHENKIKPNPSFSHEAQLANVRINCGTLHNVAYQENCWSEAQSSSSPPDISELGDERGGFSSGEETMYSAETRESRNIPSPKEKNPKMVGRSQSFVNHSKWDSPKSVESSKGAPSKSHTFIPLRKPHLQAAAISQKSQDFFSPTVSSSMKKRNLSQIPMKPRQSAQVTSKWII, encoded by the exons ATGGGGGTGCTGGGGGACGGGTCGGGGTGGTGCTTCTGCTCCGGCGGGGCGAAGCTGGAGCGGATCAAGAACTCCGTCCTCGCCGCCaagggcgccgccgtcgccgccgtctccttccccgccggaggtggaggagggggcaGAGGTGGGAGTGGGTTCCTCATCCACCGCGCCCTCCTGCTCACCACGCACGGCAccatcccctccgccgccgccgccgccgccgccgaggtccgCCTCAGCCACGGCCGCCTCCCGGCTCGCCTCGTGCCGCAGAG ATTCTTTATCACTAGCCCCATTTTGGACCTTACAATAGTGGGTCTTGATGTGGTGAACGATGAATTAAATTCACACGGGCAACAGCCTCATTTCCTAAAGACCTGCCTGAACCCCAGCTTGGACCTTGGCAGTACAGTTTTGCTCCTGGGCCACACAAAGAGAAAAGACCTGACAATAGGCGAGGGGAAGGTTATAATTACAACAGACAACCTTATAAAGTTCTCAACTGATGAAGTCGCATGGTATCCTGGATCTGCTGGTTTTGATATGCACGGAAATTTAGCTTTCATGGTTTGTGATCCAATGAAGCTTGCACCTTCTACACCTACTGGATACGCTTCTGCATCTTCAGCCGCACTCCTTTCAGCAAAGAAGGATGTGCCAACACAGTTTGGGATGCCCATTCCTGCAGTCTGTGGTTGGTTGAAGCAGCATTGGAATGGTAACTTAGAAGATGTTAGCAAGCCAATGATGCCTCCTGCACGATTAATATCCACTGGGCAACGAAGTGAGTGTTCTTCTGTTGGTCGTCTTAACTACATCAAGACCATGGAGCGAGAGGGTGGTGATGGGATGTCATCATCACAAATACCACCTAGGCTGACACAGCATCATGGATCATGCAGTTCAGCTTCTGCGAAGATTTCATGCGGTGAAAATGATTCTGTTGACTCGCACTCTATTCATGAACAACAAGATCTGACCTCACAAATGCATGAATCTAAGATTGAGCAATCTGCTTCACTTATGGATAATAACTTTCCTCCAGGGCATCCAAGATCAATTCGCCTGCCACTTCCTCTAAAGCACATGATGTCCCATGAGAATAAGATAAAACCGAACCCATCATTTTCACATGAAGCACAGCTAGCTAATGTGAGGATCAATTGTGGCACTCTTCACAATGTTGCTTACCAGGAAAATTGCTGGAGTGAGGCTCAGTCCAGTTCCTCTCCACCAGATATATCAGAGTTGGGGGATGAGAGGGGCGGTTTTAGCAGTGGAGAGGAGACAATGTACTCTGCTGAAACTAGGGAAAGCAGAAACATCCCTAGCCCAAAGGAAAAGAATCCCAAGATGGTTGGGAGATCACAGAGTTTTGTGAATCATAGCAAGTGGGATTCCCCAAAAAGTGTTGAATCTTCGAAAGGGGCCCCCTCAAAGTCACACACCTTCATTCCTTTGAGAAAACCACATTTGCAGGCTGCAGCCATTTCGCAGAAAAGCCAAGATTTTTTCAGTCCTACTGTCTCCTCAAGCATGAAAAAGAGGAATTTATCACAAATTCCCATGAAACCTCGGCAAAGTGCTCAAGTTACCTCCAAGTGGATCATCTGA